One segment of bacterium DNA contains the following:
- a CDS encoding 4Fe-4S binding protein translates to MPHRITEECISCGSCEAECPVDAISEGEDTYVINPELCTDCGACTEVCPVDAIVAE, encoded by the coding sequence ATGCCGCACAGAATTACTGAAGAATGCATATCTTGTGGTTCCTGCGAAGCCGAATGCCCCGTAGATGCTATCTCCGAGGGTGAAGACACATATGTGATCAATCCCGAACTCTGCACAGATTGCGGTGCTTGCACCGAAGTTTGCCCTGTCGATGCCATTGTCGCGGAATAG
- the ispH gene encoding 4-hydroxy-3-methylbut-2-enyl diphosphate reductase — protein MKVKLAKTAGFCMGVKRAVELVLKKAGESPIPIFTLGPLIHNPQTVEFLKEQGVDIYDGSFEIPQESTVVIRSHGVPPDERQIVSELGVKLCDATCPKVARVQGLIKKASNDGELVIIIGNPEHAEVRGLLGYAKGRGFVVSDEVEIENIPSNGEVSVFGQTTINRKKYELFTDLIKTKFPQAKIFDTLCDSTSNRQAEIPELAEDVDAIIVIGGKNSGNTKRLYELGVETGKTTFWIETETELHKEDFVGMISVAVTAGASTPHWIVSRVVEKLEGFNEKHRPPWEWPKLKAFGYVVIQSNVLTGLSAALLGVSAVFLAAAKISPSIVLATGLFVMSMHTLYNLVDWQGLALVDPSKIRFFWGNRRLLSFFSAFSLLLAIPLAMLSGYLPFIMLCLGCVSALVFVSLKGMPRFLKNKGFGTWRSIPGAKDVLHASGWIYAAGLIPVLSVSTRFWLSALAILWVAVFSILRTILFSITDMETDRVLGRESVASIIGEKRAWLLTYFLMGIACALLILGLCLGIIKTVCAIEFIFLLYMIIIIIRFRRIGIYRGTWVEFAIDAGLLSSGILPLLMSLV, from the coding sequence GTGAAGGTCAAATTAGCCAAAACAGCCGGTTTTTGTATGGGGGTGAAGCGTGCTGTAGAATTAGTGCTGAAAAAAGCGGGCGAAAGCCCCATACCTATATTTACACTGGGACCTTTGATTCATAATCCGCAAACAGTCGAATTCCTGAAAGAACAGGGTGTAGATATTTACGATGGTTCCTTTGAGATTCCGCAAGAATCGACAGTCGTGATCCGAAGTCATGGTGTTCCTCCAGATGAAAGACAAATTGTTTCCGAATTGGGAGTTAAGCTCTGTGATGCCACATGCCCTAAGGTAGCTAGAGTGCAGGGTCTCATCAAAAAAGCATCAAATGACGGCGAATTGGTGATTATTATTGGGAATCCTGAACACGCCGAGGTTAGAGGGTTACTCGGTTATGCTAAAGGACGAGGTTTTGTTGTCTCCGACGAGGTCGAGATCGAGAATATTCCATCAAATGGTGAGGTTTCAGTCTTTGGGCAGACTACAATAAATCGCAAAAAATATGAACTCTTCACCGATCTAATAAAAACTAAATTCCCACAAGCCAAAATCTTCGATACTTTATGCGATTCAACATCGAATAGACAGGCGGAAATCCCAGAACTTGCTGAAGATGTCGATGCTATAATCGTTATTGGAGGAAAGAATTCAGGTAACACAAAAAGATTATACGAGCTTGGAGTCGAAACAGGTAAAACAACATTTTGGATTGAGACCGAGACGGAACTCCATAAAGAAGATTTTGTCGGAATGATCTCGGTAGCTGTTACAGCAGGTGCAAGCACGCCCCATTGGATAGTCTCTAGAGTCGTCGAAAAGCTGGAAGGATTCAACGAAAAACACCGGCCGCCATGGGAATGGCCTAAACTTAAAGCATTCGGATATGTTGTAATTCAAAGCAATGTTCTAACAGGCTTGTCAGCAGCATTACTCGGTGTTTCGGCTGTGTTCCTTGCCGCTGCGAAAATCAGTCCATCGATTGTCCTCGCTACGGGCCTTTTCGTGATGTCAATGCACACGCTATATAATTTAGTCGATTGGCAAGGCCTAGCGCTTGTTGACCCATCGAAAATAAGATTCTTCTGGGGCAATAGGCGACTTTTAAGTTTCTTTTCCGCTTTTAGTCTTTTATTGGCGATACCGCTTGCAATGCTTTCAGGATATTTGCCCTTTATTATGCTTTGTTTAGGATGTGTCTCAGCATTGGTTTTCGTATCTTTGAAAGGGATGCCGAGATTCCTTAAAAATAAAGGATTTGGCACATGGCGAAGTATCCCCGGTGCAAAAGATGTCCTTCATGCTTCAGGTTGGATATATGCTGCTGGATTAATCCCAGTTCTTAGCGTTTCGACTCGATTCTGGCTTAGCGCTCTCGCAATCCTTTGGGTAGCCGTTTTTTCCATTCTTCGCACAATTCTATTCTCTATAACAGATATGGAAACTGATCGCGTTCTAGGCAGAGAATCAGTCGCTAGTATTATCGGAGAAAAACGCGCATGGCTGTTAACATATTTCCTCATGGGCATAGCTTGCGCTTTGCTAATATTGGGATTATGCTTGGGAATTATAAAAACCGTCTGCGCTATCGAGTTTATTTTTCTTCTCTATATGATAATAATTATCATCCGCTTTCGCCGAATAGGTATATATCGAGGAACATGGGTGGAATTCGCAATTGACGCAGGCCTTCTTTCTTCTGGGATACTACCGCTCTTGATGTCTCTTGTATAA
- a CDS encoding dipeptidase, which yields MSNPIESDIKLLHDKAPLIDLHADTFSSLESTSDFTSAWLKKHIDLQRMLKTGLWAEAFSLFVYPKWGREKPKRWHKIAIRELENIENAVQNSQGQFAIAHNSAEIIANKAKGVVSAVIEIEGLHSLLGELNEINNFFNRGVRIFTLTWNNSNDWATSCMAPTAKTEGLTEDGIEAVRKIDSLGGFIDFSHSGEQTFWQTMDIIERPPICTHSCCMALQTSPRNLTDEQISAIIDKNGIIGVNFYPAFLSPKDKSEVTSVDIVDHIEHIISLGGEGNVGLGSDFDGISHLPTDIDDCTGLANITRELIRRGFSEEKILKILGGNFLRVFE from the coding sequence ATGAGTAATCCAATAGAATCCGATATAAAACTACTCCATGATAAAGCCCCGCTGATCGATCTTCACGCGGATACTTTCTCATCATTAGAAAGCACCAGCGATTTTACATCTGCTTGGCTTAAAAAACACATAGACCTTCAACGCATGTTAAAAACCGGTTTATGGGCCGAGGCATTTAGCCTTTTCGTTTATCCAAAATGGGGGCGGGAAAAACCTAAACGATGGCATAAAATAGCAATTCGTGAGCTGGAAAACATAGAAAACGCTGTTCAAAACTCCCAAGGGCAATTTGCGATAGCCCACAATAGCGCCGAAATCATTGCAAACAAAGCTAAAGGTGTAGTTAGTGCTGTTATCGAAATCGAGGGATTGCACAGCCTTCTCGGGGAACTGAACGAGATAAATAATTTCTTCAATCGAGGCGTTCGCATTTTCACTTTAACCTGGAATAACTCAAACGACTGGGCAACATCGTGCATGGCACCAACCGCCAAAACCGAAGGGCTCACAGAAGATGGAATCGAAGCAGTTCGCAAAATCGATTCCCTTGGAGGCTTCATAGATTTTTCGCATTCGGGTGAGCAAACATTTTGGCAAACGATGGATATAATCGAGCGTCCACCTATTTGCACTCATTCGTGTTGCATGGCTCTTCAAACATCACCGCGCAATCTCACCGATGAACAAATTTCAGCAATTATAGACAAGAATGGCATTATCGGGGTCAATTTTTATCCCGCTTTTCTTTCGCCAAAGGATAAATCTGAGGTTACTTCGGTGGATATAGTTGACCATATTGAACATATAATTTCACTCGGTGGTGAAGGCAATGTCGGACTCGGTTCTGATTTCGACGGCATAAGCCACCTTCCAACGGATATCGATGATTGCACCGGCCTTGCCAATATAACGCGAGAGCTTATTCGCCGAGGTTTTTCCGAAGAGAAAATACTCAAAATACTTGGTGGCAATTTTTTAAGGGTATTCGAATAA
- the prfB gene encoding peptide chain release factor 2: MFDPPTIEKKLAHIDRAAQAIDFWNNQASAQKVMVERKELEDRLFLWKSFEDKFSDLVELIELYSPEDEEYTILMDEAARLSKDLSHFELEQMLSEPNDKSGCFFDIHSGAGGTEACDWAEMLLRMYLRWCENSGYRTEILEIEPADEAGIKSATVEADGAYAYGYLKAEIGIHRLVRLSPFDSNHRRHTSFASVFVYPQVEELDIIEIQEEDLRIDTYRSSGHGGQHVNKTDSAVRITHIPTGVVVQCQSERSQHKNKARALSVLRARLKQKQEEELAEERAEVESKKKRIEWGSQIRSYVLHPYNMVKDLRTGAETSNTRAVLDGDLDEFIRAYLLLK; this comes from the coding sequence ATCTTTGACCCGCCTACGATAGAGAAAAAATTAGCCCATATAGATCGAGCGGCGCAAGCTATCGATTTCTGGAATAATCAAGCTTCAGCTCAAAAAGTCATGGTAGAGCGGAAGGAACTCGAGGACCGTCTTTTTTTATGGAAATCCTTCGAGGATAAATTTAGTGATCTAGTAGAATTGATTGAACTTTATTCACCAGAAGATGAGGAATATACTATCCTCATGGATGAAGCTGCGCGTTTATCGAAAGACCTTTCACATTTCGAGCTTGAACAGATGCTTTCGGAGCCGAATGATAAAAGCGGTTGCTTTTTCGATATTCACTCTGGCGCAGGAGGCACCGAAGCCTGTGACTGGGCAGAGATGCTACTTCGTATGTATCTTCGATGGTGTGAGAATTCGGGCTATAGGACCGAAATACTCGAAATAGAACCAGCCGATGAAGCTGGGATTAAATCCGCTACTGTCGAGGCTGACGGTGCCTATGCTTATGGTTATCTCAAGGCCGAGATAGGTATTCATCGTTTGGTGCGTCTTTCCCCGTTCGACTCGAACCACAGAAGACATACAAGTTTCGCGAGTGTGTTTGTTTATCCTCAAGTTGAGGAACTAGATATAATTGAGATTCAAGAAGAAGATCTTCGCATCGATACGTATCGATCGAGTGGTCACGGCGGACAGCATGTTAACAAGACTGACTCCGCCGTTAGAATAACTCATATTCCAACAGGGGTAGTTGTGCAGTGTCAATCGGAACGGAGTCAGCACAAGAATAAAGCCCGAGCACTGAGCGTTTTGCGCGCGAGACTTAAACAAAAACAGGAGGAAGAACTTGCCGAAGAACGCGCCGAGGTCGAATCGAAAAAGAAGAGGATAGAATGGGGTAGCCAGATAAGAAGCTATGTCCTTCACCCGTATAATATGGTTAAAGACCTCCGAACTGGTGCAGAGACATCGAATACACGCGCTGTTCTCGATGGTGATCTCGATGAATTTATAAGAGCCTATTTGCTATTAAAATAG
- a CDS encoding ImmA/IrrE family metallo-endopeptidase yields the protein MRAKDYARSLYKYIDIESPPIEIEPILSVLNIAFFEGEVGNVDGIAYKEGQSPAIVVNRELSPEAKRFAIAHELGHIVMPHSISYRVCLPDNGSRVEADADRFAAELLIPETTLRKLWPRYRDNKEYRVSILAELFLVSKTAMETRVRYLKLK from the coding sequence ATGCGTGCTAAAGATTACGCTCGTTCATTATACAAATACATCGATATCGAGTCACCGCCAATCGAAATCGAACCCATCCTTAGCGTATTGAATATCGCTTTTTTTGAGGGGGAAGTTGGGAATGTCGATGGTATCGCATATAAGGAAGGCCAATCTCCGGCTATTGTTGTCAATCGCGAGCTTAGCCCCGAGGCAAAAAGGTTTGCTATTGCTCACGAATTAGGGCATATAGTTATGCCCCATTCGATATCATATCGCGTATGTCTTCCGGATAATGGCAGCCGGGTCGAGGCCGATGCAGACCGTTTTGCAGCTGAACTTCTCATTCCAGAGACCACGTTGCGCAAGCTGTGGCCTCGTTATCGTGATAACAAAGAATATAGGGTGTCCATTTTAGCAGAATTGTTTTTAGTGTCGAAAACTGCAATGGAAACAAGGGTGAGGTATTTAAAACTAAAATGA
- a CDS encoding branched-chain amino acid transaminase, with protein MAFPGCKKIWFDGNFVDFADAKIHILSHVIHYGTGVFEGERCYNTSKGSAVFRLNDHSRRLLDSAKIYRMMAECNPIKSDGSKMFPEEMFLNYSIEDISKATLGTIRENGLTNCYIRPLIFRGDEALGVNPFKCRPHIAIAVWEWGAYLGESAIERGVDVQVSTWTRIAPNTFPGMAKSCANYMNSQLIKMEAMINGYVDGIALDKDGFVSEGSAMNIFIIKYDKIFTPPLSGSELPGITRDSAIKIARDMGFEVVEQRIPREMLYIADEAFFTGSAAEVSPIASVDRIPVGRGYRGEITKQIQQRFFEIVQGKAEDKFDWLTFV; from the coding sequence ATGGCTTTTCCAGGATGCAAAAAGATATGGTTTGACGGCAATTTCGTGGATTTCGCCGATGCAAAAATTCACATTTTATCCCATGTTATTCATTATGGAACTGGGGTTTTCGAGGGGGAGCGTTGCTATAACACAAGCAAAGGTTCGGCGGTTTTCCGTTTGAATGACCATAGCAGAAGGCTTCTCGATTCGGCCAAGATATATCGTATGATGGCCGAGTGTAATCCCATTAAATCTGATGGAAGCAAGATGTTTCCTGAGGAGATGTTTCTGAATTATAGTATCGAGGATATTAGCAAAGCAACATTGGGCACCATACGAGAAAACGGTCTGACTAATTGTTATATTCGCCCGCTTATTTTCCGTGGAGATGAGGCTCTCGGAGTCAATCCTTTTAAATGCAGACCTCATATTGCAATAGCGGTGTGGGAATGGGGCGCTTACCTCGGTGAGTCGGCTATCGAACGCGGAGTTGATGTGCAGGTCAGCACATGGACGCGAATAGCACCGAACACTTTTCCCGGAATGGCCAAGTCTTGCGCCAATTACATGAACTCGCAGCTTATCAAGATGGAAGCCATGATAAACGGTTACGTTGATGGTATAGCACTCGATAAAGATGGTTTTGTTTCCGAAGGCTCGGCGATGAATATATTCATTATTAAATATGATAAAATATTTACCCCGCCACTCAGTGGAAGCGAGCTTCCGGGAATAACTAGAGATTCAGCGATAAAAATAGCTCGTGATATGGGTTTTGAGGTTGTAGAGCAGAGGATACCCCGAGAGATGCTCTATATTGCCGACGAGGCATTCTTCACTGGGAGTGCTGCCGAGGTTTCGCCTATTGCTTCAGTTGATAGAATTCCGGTTGGAAGAGGTTATCGCGGAGAAATTACTAAACAAATTCAGCAAAGGTTCTTCGAGATAGTTCAGGGTAAGGCCGAGGATAAATTTGACTGGTTGACTTTCGTATAA
- the gltA gene encoding NADPH-dependent glutamate synthase has protein sequence MAKVAPKKTPMPEQAPEIRKSNFDEVPYGYTEELAIAEATRCLQCKNKPCVSGCPVEIDIPAFIKKIAQGDFEGSIKILKQKNLLPAVCGRVCPQEEQCEKVCVLGNKFEPVAIGRLERFIADWEAKKDSIELPKLPAKTGKKVAIVGSGPAGLTVAGDLIQLGHDTTIFEALHEPGGVLVYGIPEFRLPKKIVAREVDYLIKLGVKIETNFIVGRSKTVDELLQEFDAVFLGTGAGLPWFMFIPGENSKGIYSANEYLTRSNLMKAYRFPEYDTPIMRGERVATVGGGNVAMDSARTALRLGAKESIIIYRRSREEIPARDEEIEHAIEEGVRFQFLTNPVAYHANTEGWVTDVECVSMELGTPDASGRRRPVVIEGSNFKIPINTVIVAIGNSPNPLISQTTPGLVTTKWGTLETDQTTGKTTKIGVFAGGDIVTGAATVILAMGAARIAARSIDEFLQTGIW, from the coding sequence ATGGCCAAAGTAGCTCCCAAAAAAACTCCCATGCCCGAACAAGCACCCGAAATTCGTAAATCGAATTTCGATGAAGTTCCTTATGGATATACAGAAGAGCTCGCAATTGCGGAAGCCACGCGATGCCTTCAATGCAAAAACAAGCCATGTGTTTCTGGTTGCCCTGTGGAAATAGACATCCCGGCATTCATTAAAAAAATCGCCCAAGGTGATTTCGAGGGCTCCATTAAGATATTGAAGCAAAAAAATCTTCTTCCTGCTGTTTGCGGGCGCGTGTGCCCTCAAGAGGAACAATGTGAAAAGGTATGTGTGTTGGGGAATAAATTCGAACCGGTTGCAATAGGTCGTTTGGAAAGATTTATTGCCGATTGGGAAGCAAAAAAGGATTCTATCGAATTACCCAAGCTTCCTGCTAAAACCGGCAAAAAAGTTGCTATTGTCGGAAGCGGACCGGCAGGCCTCACTGTTGCTGGAGACCTAATCCAATTGGGACACGATACTACAATATTCGAAGCCCTTCACGAACCGGGAGGCGTCTTAGTATATGGCATCCCCGAATTTAGACTTCCAAAAAAGATAGTTGCGCGTGAGGTTGACTACCTGATAAAACTAGGTGTCAAGATAGAAACAAATTTCATTGTTGGCCGCAGTAAAACCGTTGATGAGCTTTTGCAGGAATTTGATGCAGTTTTTCTGGGCACCGGAGCTGGGCTTCCTTGGTTCATGTTCATACCCGGCGAAAACTCGAAGGGCATATATTCTGCAAACGAATACCTCACTCGGTCAAATTTAATGAAGGCCTATAGATTCCCTGAATACGACACTCCTATAATGCGCGGTGAACGCGTAGCCACTGTGGGAGGAGGTAATGTTGCCATGGATTCCGCGCGAACCGCTCTACGCCTCGGCGCCAAAGAATCTATAATAATATACCGACGCTCACGAGAAGAGATACCTGCTCGCGACGAGGAGATCGAACACGCTATCGAAGAGGGCGTTAGATTTCAGTTTCTTACTAATCCTGTTGCTTATCACGCCAATACCGAGGGTTGGGTTACCGATGTCGAATGCGTCAGTATGGAACTTGGCACACCTGATGCCTCCGGTAGAAGAAGGCCTGTTGTCATTGAAGGCTCAAACTTCAAGATACCCATCAATACTGTCATCGTTGCTATTGGGAACTCTCCAAATCCGCTTATATCACAAACCACCCCCGGTCTTGTAACCACCAAATGGGGAACCCTTGAAACCGACCAAACAACTGGTAAAACCACAAAAATAGGCGTATTTGCTGGTGGGGACATCGTTACTGGAGCAGCAACGGTGATTTTGGCCATGGGAGCAGCTCGTATAGCCGCCCGTTCCATCGATGAGTTTCTACAAACCGGGATTTGGTAA
- a CDS encoding methylated-DNA--[protein]-cysteine S-methyltransferase: MKNIECNIYRIETALANITVYGNGHEVYVVILDNKCCKKLQTNIETYLSNSRTGSPDEDIPKSFGNYFNTASFLPELKPVFLWGTAFQREVWKKTWFIPKGHAASYSDIAESIGNPRAFRAVGRALNSNPIPILVPCHRILSLYGLGGYAGGIELKRELLKFEGLRNLAFFRIIT, encoded by the coding sequence ATGAAGAATATTGAATGCAACATCTATCGTATAGAAACGGCACTTGCTAATATAACTGTTTATGGAAATGGTCACGAGGTTTATGTTGTGATTCTCGATAATAAATGTTGCAAGAAACTTCAGACTAATATCGAAACATATTTGAGTAACTCAAGGACGGGTTCACCCGACGAAGATATACCTAAATCATTTGGAAATTATTTTAATACTGCTTCCTTTTTGCCCGAACTGAAACCGGTTTTTTTATGGGGAACAGCCTTCCAAAGAGAAGTTTGGAAGAAAACATGGTTTATCCCAAAAGGCCATGCTGCTTCGTATAGCGATATTGCCGAGAGTATCGGCAATCCTCGGGCCTTTCGCGCTGTGGGACGCGCCCTAAACTCTAATCCCATTCCAATCCTTGTTCCATGTCATAGGATTTTATCTTTATATGGTTTAGGTGGGTATGCAGGTGGGATTGAACTTAAGCGCGAGCTATTGAAATTCGAGGGTTTGAGGAACCTCGCATTTTTTAGAATTATAACTTGA
- the murA gene encoding UDP-N-acetylglucosamine 1-carboxyvinyltransferase produces MSLDMFVIEGGRPLEGTITVRGAKNAVLPMLCAALMPEEGEVVLRNVPNLADIRTMVQLLEYLGAKVQFDTVEGIMRIDSSNVENKPAPYDLVRKMRASFMIMGALIGRFGSARVSMPGGCAIGSRPINWHISNFIRLGAKIEESHGYIGAACTGKPKGNVLYFDRPSHTGTENVIMAACLAEGTTTILNAATDPEIVDFARFMTAMGARIKGAGGPVIEIEGVEKLRGADHIPIGDRLEAGTYLYGALLTMGDVTVKGVEPDHLFVPLLKMEEMGAEVLTSPGNIRVKMDSRPKAVNITTAVFPGFPTDLQPCAMTALTTCEGTSSIRETIFENRFLQVMELLRLGADITINGDRATINGVPKLEGAEVMASDIRAGAALILAALAANGSTEVLRIYHVDRGYEKIEEKLSKLGARIERIDQYSWKPNL; encoded by the coding sequence ATGTCGTTAGATATGTTTGTTATAGAGGGTGGGAGACCACTTGAAGGGACAATTACTGTTAGAGGTGCAAAAAATGCCGTCTTACCAATGCTTTGTGCCGCACTTATGCCGGAGGAAGGCGAGGTTGTTCTTCGCAATGTCCCCAATTTAGCCGATATCAGGACCATGGTTCAGCTTCTTGAATACCTTGGAGCTAAGGTTCAATTCGATACCGTGGAGGGTATTATGCGAATAGATTCCTCTAATGTCGAGAATAAACCAGCCCCATATGATCTTGTGCGAAAGATGCGCGCCAGTTTCATGATAATGGGTGCGCTTATCGGAAGATTCGGCTCGGCCAGAGTTTCTATGCCCGGAGGATGCGCTATCGGTTCTCGTCCGATAAACTGGCATATTAGCAATTTCATCCGCTTGGGCGCAAAGATCGAAGAAAGCCATGGCTACATAGGCGCGGCTTGCACGGGCAAGCCTAAGGGCAATGTCCTATATTTCGATAGACCGAGCCACACAGGAACCGAGAATGTTATTATGGCAGCCTGCTTAGCAGAAGGCACTACAACCATTCTAAATGCTGCGACAGATCCTGAAATTGTCGATTTTGCGCGTTTTATGACAGCAATGGGTGCGAGAATTAAAGGGGCTGGAGGGCCTGTTATAGAGATCGAGGGCGTAGAGAAACTTCGTGGTGCGGACCATATTCCAATAGGCGATAGATTAGAGGCGGGAACATACCTTTATGGTGCACTCTTGACAATGGGCGATGTGACAGTTAAAGGGGTCGAGCCTGATCATCTGTTTGTTCCACTTCTGAAAATGGAGGAGATGGGTGCCGAGGTATTAACTTCACCCGGGAATATCAGAGTGAAGATGGATTCGCGCCCAAAGGCTGTCAATATTACTACTGCTGTTTTCCCCGGATTTCCTACAGACCTTCAGCCATGCGCTATGACAGCACTTACCACATGCGAGGGTACCAGCTCAATTCGGGAAACAATTTTCGAAAATCGCTTTCTTCAGGTTATGGAACTTCTTCGTCTGGGCGCAGACATAACTATTAATGGAGATCGGGCGACTATTAACGGTGTCCCAAAGCTGGAGGGAGCAGAGGTTATGGCTAGCGACATACGCGCTGGTGCAGCGCTTATTCTCGCAGCTCTTGCCGCAAATGGCTCTACTGAAGTTCTTAGAATTTATCATGTTGATAGAGGCTATGAAAAAATCGAAGAGAAACTGAGCAAGCTTGGAGCGAGGATAGAAAGAATAGACCAATATTCATGGAAACCTAATTTGTGA
- a CDS encoding DUF362 domain-containing protein: MPSRVSIIRAEEYDVESLRPKIIKLLDQIGGIGSFFSKGERILLKPNLLAARTPERAVTTHPAVVEALALELIEFGVNVAIGDSPAGAHKGVERVFRNTGILDIAERLGIPWINFEASGANTIQCEDGLEIHFTKALENFDKIVSISKLKTHSYTHYTGAIKNLFGLVPGFRKTAFHKAFPLTRDFAKVIVAIYKQVPVTLHLMDAIIGMEGNGPSSGDARDVGLLLASTDGVALDRIAEKVIGVVKPTDSPITTLAASRGLGEGNIELIELIGGNLAEFILDPPFVLPSKAPQQILSTFFPSWFLRSLAKVIWIRPRAIDEKCIRCGICVESCPVDAMTIVGDNPPDIDYKKCITCLCCNEVCPQKAIELVKSPITRFFGR; encoded by the coding sequence GTGCCTAGCCGCGTTTCCATTATTAGGGCGGAGGAATACGATGTTGAATCCCTCCGCCCTAAGATTATAAAGCTCCTCGATCAAATTGGTGGAATTGGAAGTTTTTTTTCTAAGGGTGAAAGAATCCTTTTAAAGCCGAATCTTCTCGCCGCAAGGACGCCTGAACGAGCTGTAACCACACATCCTGCTGTTGTCGAGGCATTAGCGCTTGAATTGATAGAATTTGGTGTCAATGTAGCGATTGGAGACTCTCCTGCGGGTGCTCACAAGGGTGTAGAACGAGTATTTCGTAACACAGGCATTCTCGATATAGCCGAAAGGCTCGGTATTCCATGGATTAACTTTGAGGCCTCCGGTGCTAATACTATCCAGTGTGAAGATGGTCTCGAAATTCATTTCACCAAGGCGCTAGAGAATTTTGACAAGATTGTAAGCATTTCTAAGCTAAAAACTCACTCCTATACGCATTATACCGGGGCGATTAAAAATCTTTTTGGACTTGTGCCGGGATTTCGTAAAACGGCATTTCATAAAGCGTTCCCTTTAACCCGAGATTTTGCGAAGGTTATAGTTGCTATTTATAAGCAAGTGCCTGTGACGCTTCATCTTATGGATGCTATTATTGGGATGGAAGGCAATGGTCCTTCAAGCGGGGATGCTCGCGATGTCGGTCTTCTTTTGGCTTCGACCGACGGTGTTGCTCTCGATCGTATAGCTGAGAAGGTAATTGGTGTAGTAAAACCTACAGACAGCCCAATAACCACCCTTGCGGCTTCGCGCGGCCTCGGTGAAGGAAATATTGAGCTGATCGAGCTTATTGGGGGTAATCTTGCTGAATTCATTCTTGATCCTCCCTTTGTCTTGCCCTCAAAGGCCCCTCAGCAAATACTATCTACTTTTTTCCCAAGCTGGTTTTTAAGGAGTTTGGCTAAGGTTATCTGGATTCGTCCACGCGCAATTGATGAGAAATGTATCCGTTGTGGAATTTGCGTCGAGAGCTGTCCGGTCGATGCAATGACGATAGTTGGTGATAATCCACCGGATATCGATTATAAGAAGTGCATTACCTGTCTTTGTTGTAATGAGGTATGTCCACAAAAAGCAATAGAGCTCGTTAAAAGCCCGATTACACGGTTTTTTGGAAGATAG